Proteins encoded in a region of the Balaenoptera ricei isolate mBalRic1 chromosome 19, mBalRic1.hap2, whole genome shotgun sequence genome:
- the NDRG4 gene encoding protein NDRG4 isoform X4 has protein sequence MAGLQELRFPEEKPLLRGQDAAELENSDTFLLAVDTDWKSRPVASLSKMPECWDGEHDIETPYGLLHVVIRGSPKGNRPAIVTYHDVGLNHKLCFNTFFNFEDMQEITKHFVVCHVDAPGQQVGASQFPQGYQFPSMEQLAAMLPSVVQHFGFKYVIGIGVGAGAYVLAKFALIFPDLVEGLVLINIDPNGKGWIDWAATKLSSLTSTLPDTVLSHLFRQEELVSNTELVQSYRQQIGNVVNQANLQLFWNMYNSRRDLDINRPGTVPNAKTLRCPVMLVVGDNAPAEEGVVECNSKLDPTTTTFLKMADSGGLPQVTQPGKLTEAFKYFLQGMGYIAYLKDRRLSGGAVPSASMTRLARSRTSSLTSASSVDGSRPQACTHSESSEGLGQVNHTMEVSC, from the exons GAGAATTCCGACACCTTCCTCTTGGCTGTGGACACAGACTGGAAG TCGAGGCCGGTGGCCTCCCTCAGCAAGATGCCGGAGTGCTGGGATGGG GAGCACGACATCGAGACGCCTTACGGCCTTCTGCACGTGGTGATCCGGGGCTCCCCCAAGGGGAACCGCCCGGCCATCGTCACCTACCATGATGTGGGTCTCAACC ACAAGCTGTGCTTCAATACCTTCTTCAACTTTGAGGACATGCAGGAGATCACCAAGCACTTCGTGGTGTGTCACGTGGATGCCCCCGGTCAGCAGGTGGGGGCCTCGCAGTTTCCGCAGGG GTACCAGTTCCCCTCCATGGAGCAGCTAGCCGCCATGCTTCCCAGTGTGGTGCAGCACTTCGG GTTCAAGTACGTGATTGGCATTGGAGTGGGAGCCGGAGCCTACGTGCTGGCCAAGTTTGCA CTCATCTTCCCCGACCTGGTGGAGGGGCTGGTGCTGATAAACATCGACCCCAACGGCAAAGGCTGGATCGACTGGGCGGCCACCAAG CTCTCCAGCCTGACCAGCACTTTACCTGACACGGTGCTCTCCCACCTCTTCAGGCAG GAGGAGCTGGTGAGCAACACAGAGTTGGTGCAGAGCTACCGGCAGCAGATCGGGAATGTGGTGAACCAGGCCAACCTGCAGCTCTTCTGGAACATGTACAACAG CCGCAGAGATCTGGACATTAACCGGCCTGGAACAGTGCCCAACGCCAAGACGCTGCG cTGCCCTGTGATGCTGGTGGTCGGGGATAACGCACCTGCCGAGGAGGGGGTG GTCGAGTGCAACTCCAAACTGGATCCAACCACCACGACCTTCCTGAAG ATGGCAGATTCCGGGGGGCTCCCCCAGGTCACACAG CCCGGGAAGCTGACTGAAGCCTTCAAATACTTCCTGCAAGGCATGGGCTACA TTGCATACTTGAAGGACCGAAGGCTGAGTGGAGGAGCAG TGCCCTCGGCCAGCATGACCCGTCTCGCCCGCTCTCGAACCTCGTCCCTCACCAGCGCCAGCTCGGTGGACGGCAGCCGCCCGCAGGCCTGCACCCACTCAGAGAGCAGTGAGGGGCTGGGCCAGGTCAACCACACCATGGAGGTGTCCTGTTGA